A genomic window from Slackia heliotrinireducens DSM 20476 includes:
- a CDS encoding Lar family restriction alleviation protein, which produces MTNRALKPCPWCGCEAELHETTDGWIAACGSEQSVLDGLTHKAHAYGATEAEAAKAWNARATLGSGKLTAEQVQEAIERNFGKVAVLDDGGPVEWRDDWVCKVGINYRAIADELNAALRGTCRMEPVGHYGSFHDIWRCGEHDALTFCPEQTVRDLERLARDLYALLTAPEPYTPAEMAARIAAMDYAKVRMSELGLEVD; this is translated from the coding sequence ATGACGAACCGGGCTCTCAAACCCTGCCCGTGGTGCGGCTGCGAAGCGGAGCTGCACGAAACCACGGACGGGTGGATTGCGGCGTGCGGCTCGGAGCAGAGCGTGCTTGACGGACTCACCCATAAGGCCCATGCCTACGGTGCGACCGAGGCCGAAGCGGCGAAAGCGTGGAACGCCCGCGCCACGCTTGGGAGCGGCAAGCTGACCGCCGAGCAGGTGCAAGAAGCCATCGAGCGGAACTTCGGGAAGGTTGCCGTGCTCGATGACGGAGGCCCCGTCGAATGGCGCGATGACTGGGTGTGCAAGGTGGGCATCAATTACAGGGCAATCGCCGACGAGCTGAATGCCGCGCTGCGCGGGACGTGCCGCATGGAGCCGGTGGGGCATTACGGCAGCTTCCACGACATATGGCGATGCGGCGAGCACGACGCGCTCACGTTCTGTCCTGAGCAGACCGTGCGCGACCTGGAACGGCTGGCGCGCGACCTCTACGCCCTGCTCACCGCCCCTGAGCCGTACACGCCCGCCGAGATGGCCGCCCGCATAGCGGCGATGGACTACGCGAAGGTGCGCATGTCAGAGCTGGGATTGGAGGTGGACTGA
- a CDS encoding Lar family restriction alleviation protein yields MGGGTMTELKACPFCGKQTATVKHSRNWGYFVSCQCTAVGPGRATAQAAKDAWNKRTEPAQAVLPL; encoded by the coding sequence ATGGGAGGCGGAACGATGACGGAGCTCAAGGCTTGCCCCTTCTGCGGCAAGCAGACGGCGACCGTGAAGCACAGCCGCAACTGGGGCTACTTCGTGTCGTGCCAGTGCACGGCGGTCGGGCCCGGGCGCGCGACGGCGCAGGCCGCGAAGGACGCCTGGAACAAGAGGACGGAACCGGCGCAGGCGGTGCTGCCGCTATGA
- a CDS encoding Lar family restriction alleviation protein: MTELKSCPFCGAPAELAHNKTWDYFVRCTAKGCAARTRQYHENDAGAASAWNARAGETAQVRGRLTADQVREIVELTHCCTLEPSGGSEYEVVIDYAAIADALNAAAGPAEPEAGE; encoded by the coding sequence ATGACCGAGCTAAAGAGCTGTCCCTTCTGCGGCGCGCCCGCAGAGCTGGCGCACAACAAGACGTGGGACTACTTCGTGCGCTGCACCGCCAAGGGCTGCGCGGCCAGGACGCGGCAGTACCACGAGAACGACGCCGGGGCCGCGTCGGCCTGGAACGCCAGGGCCGGGGAAACCGCGCAGGTGCGCGGGCGGCTGACCGCCGACCAGGTGCGCGAGATTGTCGAGCTGACCCACTGCTGCACCCTCGAACCGAGCGGGGGATCGGAGTACGAGGTCGTCATCGACTACGCAGCGATCGCCGACGCGCTGAACGCCGCGGCAGGGCCCGCGGAGCCGGAGGCCGGCGAATGA
- a CDS encoding HNH endonuclease signature motif containing protein: MRRYTEEQEGWLRANYGRGTVRDTLDAFEARFGWRPSSGALYQKAHKMRLEKAVGEADRAARAQVRMRWSSPECAEMREWMLENDSTEGVQATIDAFEARFGIRLCRSQVTLFRSSHGTQKRSPRRPAEGLPVGTERKGRGGLVKVKVKAHPDVPCSKDNWRYKHHLAWEEANGRPVPEGCAIVFADGDPGNCDPGNLVAVPKRYAGQLNNPRLPGYGDAETLRACVALADLRSAVGAAEKGSPRRCGVCGATFTPTEKQRGYRRGVQTCPACLAAGRHAPGVRDGGEDGTCSVCGATYRKSIRTQTRCPGCIAAAREASARRKRKKEDGR, translated from the coding sequence ATGCGCAGGTACACGGAAGAGCAGGAGGGGTGGCTGCGCGCCAACTACGGCCGCGGCACCGTCCGCGACACCCTGGACGCCTTCGAGGCGCGCTTCGGCTGGAGGCCCTCCAGCGGCGCGCTCTATCAGAAGGCCCACAAGATGAGGCTGGAGAAGGCCGTCGGGGAGGCCGACAGGGCGGCGAGAGCCCAGGTCCGCATGCGATGGTCGTCGCCCGAGTGCGCGGAGATGCGCGAGTGGATGCTCGAGAACGACTCCACCGAGGGCGTGCAGGCCACGATCGACGCCTTCGAGGCGCGCTTCGGCATCAGGCTGTGCCGCTCGCAGGTCACGCTGTTCAGGTCCTCGCACGGCACCCAGAAGAGGTCGCCGCGCCGCCCCGCCGAAGGGCTGCCCGTCGGCACGGAGAGGAAGGGCCGCGGAGGGCTCGTCAAGGTCAAGGTCAAGGCCCACCCCGACGTGCCGTGCTCCAAGGACAACTGGCGCTACAAGCACCACCTTGCCTGGGAGGAGGCGAACGGCAGGCCCGTGCCGGAGGGATGCGCGATCGTGTTCGCCGACGGCGACCCCGGCAACTGCGACCCGGGCAACCTCGTGGCGGTCCCGAAGAGGTACGCGGGGCAGCTGAACAACCCGCGCCTGCCGGGGTACGGGGACGCCGAGACCCTGCGGGCGTGCGTCGCGCTGGCGGACCTCAGAAGCGCGGTGGGCGCGGCCGAGAAGGGCTCGCCGAGGCGGTGCGGCGTCTGCGGCGCCACGTTCACGCCGACCGAGAAGCAGCGCGGCTACCGCAGGGGCGTGCAGACGTGCCCGGCGTGCCTGGCCGCGGGCAGGCACGCCCCGGGCGTCCGCGACGGCGGCGAGGACGGGACGTGCTCGGTGTGCGGCGCGACGTACAGGAAGAGCATCAGGACGCAGACGCGCTGCCCGGGCTGCATCGCGGCGGCGCGGGAGGCGTCCGCACGGAGGAAGAGGAAGAAGGAGGACGGGAGATGA
- a CDS encoding MarR family transcriptional regulator, protein MGTRQEAAAVERYIRVQAAWLRSPVWQSLSKRQADVFLAMMMFARIDKATPKGHVRTSLAAVGKEVGMTRQQVHDNIKALVRKGALVVVDGGGHGRRAEYRIASPVSIELEAVNAQGADSRGEDVNPQALTGGGDVNPQALTGVGADGPGPLTAGGAPVSTQGVDNVPTPNKGGVRQATPPLVGDVQKGGGDAPRCPCCGAPLLPVSKVVDSPKDPTKLACKACRRTFPSPMTGWVSFGGQDRALGKDRW, encoded by the coding sequence ATGGGGACGAGGCAGGAGGCGGCTGCGGTCGAGAGGTACATTCGCGTGCAGGCCGCCTGGCTGAGGTCGCCCGTCTGGCAGAGCCTCTCGAAGAGGCAGGCGGACGTGTTCCTGGCGATGATGATGTTCGCCAGGATCGACAAGGCGACGCCCAAGGGCCACGTGAGGACGAGCCTGGCGGCGGTAGGGAAGGAGGTCGGGATGACCCGGCAGCAGGTGCACGACAACATCAAGGCCCTCGTGAGGAAGGGCGCGCTGGTGGTCGTCGACGGTGGCGGCCACGGGCGCCGCGCCGAGTACAGGATCGCGAGCCCGGTCAGCATCGAGCTGGAGGCTGTAAACGCCCAGGGCGCTGACAGCCGGGGGGAGGATGTCAACCCCCAGGCGCTGACAGGAGGCGGGGATGTCAACCCCCAGGCGCTGACAGGCGTGGGCGCGGACGGCCCCGGACCGTTGACAGCGGGGGGCGCACCTGTAAGCACCCAGGGCGTTGACAATGTACCCACTCCCAACAAGGGAGGGGTGCGTCAAGCAACCCCTCCCTTGGTTGGGGACGTCCAGAAGGGCGGGGGCGACGCGCCGAGGTGCCCGTGCTGCGGGGCGCCGCTGCTGCCCGTCTCGAAGGTCGTCGACAGCCCGAAGGACCCCACCAAGCTCGCGTGCAAGGCGTGCCGCAGGACCTTCCCCTCCCCGATGACCGGGTGGGTGAGCTTCGGCGGCCAGGACCGGGCGCTGGGGAAGGACCGGTGGTGA
- a CDS encoding tyrosine-type recombinase/integrase, which translates to MTGLRVWYEGGMWRARAYLAKADVVEGGNRRPYRSLPGAGCEDEARQQAREWLSGLLRVRGASASGLVRDLVRAYVASREGAGDIAVSTAKTYRTICRRYVEPYIGHMDASEVRPHHLEELYGTLLDDGAIRGGGIAPAKVLGVHWFLSAAFDWMVAQGFCASNPAASASKPRPARAEARALTEGEISILAAELEARMADGSRDADGIRRRTVAFAAWLALNTGVRCGEACALSRSDVSLPLGDLYVHCTMTEPAGGPPARSRAKTASSVRHVLMGPSAAQAAAEHIAWQDSWLPAARRDAPLLCAPDGSWMRPSAVSRGFSALRDEVGLPRDTHFHTLRHTHATHLLREGVPMNEVSRRLGHSKVALTLEWYGHVLPGEDRAAAEAFERVSRRVRGK; encoded by the coding sequence ATGACGGGCCTGAGGGTCTGGTACGAGGGCGGCATGTGGAGGGCGAGGGCGTACCTCGCCAAGGCCGACGTGGTCGAGGGCGGGAACCGCCGCCCCTACCGCAGCCTGCCCGGCGCCGGATGCGAGGACGAGGCGAGGCAGCAGGCCCGGGAGTGGCTCTCGGGTCTGCTGCGCGTCCGCGGCGCGAGCGCGTCGGGGCTGGTCCGGGACCTCGTGCGCGCCTACGTCGCGAGCCGCGAGGGCGCCGGCGACATAGCCGTTAGCACCGCGAAGACGTACAGGACGATCTGCCGCAGGTACGTGGAGCCCTACATCGGGCACATGGACGCATCGGAGGTGCGGCCGCACCACCTGGAGGAGCTGTACGGGACGCTGCTGGACGACGGCGCCATACGGGGCGGCGGGATCGCGCCCGCGAAGGTGCTCGGCGTCCACTGGTTCCTGTCGGCGGCCTTCGACTGGATGGTCGCCCAGGGCTTCTGCGCGTCGAACCCGGCGGCCAGCGCGTCGAAGCCGAGGCCCGCCAGGGCCGAGGCGAGGGCGCTCACGGAGGGCGAGATATCCATCCTGGCCGCCGAGCTGGAGGCCAGGATGGCCGACGGCTCGCGCGACGCCGACGGGATCCGGCGCAGGACGGTCGCGTTCGCGGCCTGGCTGGCGCTCAACACGGGCGTCCGCTGCGGCGAGGCCTGCGCGCTGTCCCGATCCGACGTGAGCCTGCCCCTGGGCGACCTGTACGTGCACTGCACGATGACCGAGCCCGCGGGAGGGCCGCCCGCGAGGTCGCGCGCCAAGACCGCGAGCTCCGTGCGGCACGTGCTGATGGGCCCGTCGGCCGCGCAGGCGGCCGCGGAGCATATCGCCTGGCAGGACTCGTGGCTGCCGGCGGCGCGCCGCGACGCGCCGCTGCTGTGCGCCCCCGACGGGTCGTGGATGCGCCCGTCCGCCGTCTCGCGCGGGTTCTCCGCCCTGCGCGACGAGGTCGGGCTGCCGCGGGACACGCACTTCCACACACTCAGGCACACCCACGCGACGCACCTCCTGCGCGAGGGCGTCCCGATGAACGAGGTGAGCCGGCGCCTGGGGCACTCCAAGGTGGCCCTGACGCTGGAGTGGTACGGGCACGTGCTGCCCGGGGAGGACAGGGCCGCGGCGGAGGCGTTCGAGAGGGTTTCGAGAAGGGTTCGAGGGAAGTGA
- a CDS encoding helix-turn-helix domain-containing protein: MGMFMTVRELAEQWGCDIHTVYALARDKGLPLRYLPGHSRGGAVLSEDLADWWRDNAVPYSERKNVAR, from the coding sequence GTGGGCATGTTCATGACCGTGAGGGAGCTGGCGGAGCAATGGGGGTGCGACATCCACACCGTGTACGCGCTCGCGAGGGACAAGGGCCTGCCGCTGCGCTACCTGCCGGGACACAGCAGGGGCGGCGCGGTCCTGTCGGAGGACCTGGCGGACTGGTGGCGGGACAACGCCGTCCCGTACTCGGAGAGGAAGAACGTCGCGCGGTGA
- a CDS encoding helix-turn-helix transcriptional regulator has product MPLDIRKMARSLKVQRAIKGWSQGELAKESGISQNSIARYESEMSMPGFDAACRLADAFGCTLDELAGREAR; this is encoded by the coding sequence ATGCCGTTGGATATCAGAAAGATGGCCCGCTCGTTAAAGGTTCAACGAGCAATTAAGGGCTGGAGCCAGGGGGAACTGGCAAAGGAATCGGGTATATCCCAAAACTCTATTGCTCGCTACGAAAGCGAAATGAGCATGCCTGGCTTTGACGCCGCATGCAGATTGGCCGACGCGTTCGGCTGCACGCTCGACGAGCTGGCGGGCCGCGAAGCGAGGTAG
- a CDS encoding helix-turn-helix transcriptional regulator → MEIQLNRLRNLRGLSQEDMAQRLGIKKSRYGTWERGERMMNLAQACQCCDVLGCSLDELAGREAPHLYTDRRQETLNEDFARLDNEGKDAAMAAVRGIASMQAEKSVSRPRSDGAEGAA, encoded by the coding sequence ATGGAAATACAGCTGAACAGGCTTCGAAATCTTAGGGGGCTGTCGCAAGAGGACATGGCACAAAGATTAGGAATCAAGAAGAGCCGCTACGGAACTTGGGAGCGTGGCGAGCGAATGATGAACCTCGCTCAGGCGTGCCAATGCTGCGACGTGCTCGGATGCTCGCTTGACGAGCTCGCGGGCAGGGAGGCCCCTCACCTCTACACGGACAGGCGGCAGGAGACCCTCAACGAGGACTTCGCCAGGCTAGATAACGAGGGGAAGGACGCAGCAATGGCCGCAGTCCGCGGCATCGCCTCCATGCAGGCGGAAAAAAGCGTTTCTCGCCCGAGGTCTGACGGTGCTGAAGGCGCCGCATAG